In a genomic window of Candidatus Hydrogenedens sp.:
- a CDS encoding chemotaxis protein CheD, with protein MLITVNISDMKVSSNPEDVLVTYSLGSCVGVTLYDPLQKIGGLILCMLPLSKVDPERAKEVPYMFVDTGLPLMLQTLINMGANKNRIVAKVAGGAVLLDDNGMFRIGERNHIVVRKLLWKNNILISSEDVGGTIARTVYLQINDGKTIIKSAGKEYEL; from the coding sequence GTGTTAATTACTGTAAATATATCGGATATGAAAGTTTCCAGCAACCCGGAAGATGTATTAGTCACCTATTCTCTGGGTTCTTGTGTAGGTGTAACTTTATATGACCCTCTCCAAAAAATAGGTGGACTTATTCTTTGTATGTTACCTTTATCAAAAGTTGACCCAGAACGGGCAAAAGAAGTCCCGTACATGTTTGTTGATACAGGCTTGCCTCTAATGTTACAAACGCTAATTAATATGGGTGCTAATAAGAATAGAATCGTAGCAAAAGTAGCAGGAGGTGCTGTTTTGCTGGATGACAATGGAATGTTTCGAATCGGAGAAAGAAATCATATTGTAGTGAGAAAACTCCTTTGGAAAAATAATATACTAATCTCATCGGAAGATGTTGGTGGAACAATAGCAAGAACTGTATACTTACAAATTAATGATGGTAAAACGATAATTAAAAGTGCCGGGAAAGAATATGAATTATAA
- a CDS encoding response regulator — MRALVVDDSAVMRKVLIGALSRANINEVDQAADGAEAVQAVQQNEYDIILMDWNMPNMLGIDALKAIREMGKTMPIIMVTTEAEKSRVLEALKAGATNYVIKPFEPNTIVGKIQEVLNKSKG; from the coding sequence ATGAGAGCATTGGTTGTTGATGACTCCGCAGTAATGAGAAAGGTATTAATAGGGGCATTGAGTCGTGCGAATATAAATGAGGTTGACCAGGCAGCAGATGGAGCAGAAGCCGTTCAGGCTGTCCAACAAAATGAATACGATATTATTCTTATGGATTGGAATATGCCCAATATGTTAGGAATTGACGCTTTGAAAGCCATTCGTGAAATGGGCAAAACAATGCCGATTATTATGGTCACAACGGAAGCAGAAAAAAGTAGAGTTTTAGAAGCATTAAAGGCAGGTGCGACTAATTATGTAATTAAACCTTTCGAACCTAACACTATCGTGGGAAAAATTCAAGAAGTCTTAAACAAAAGTAAAGGCTAA
- a CDS encoding protein-glutamate O-methyltransferase, translating to MDNNLFNKFRQLIYEVSGIHLSDQKKALVVGRLSKRIHTLGINDFKDYYEYVINDKSGQEIIKLIDYISTNVTHFFRESDHFDFLKEKLIEWKEEGQTKFRIWSAACSTGEEPYTIAITAMEALNSTFVDLKILATDISTRVLEQCKKGEYYAHKVDNIPGYLLQKYFEKKKVNNDWVYVVSDRIKKLITFSRLNLIEAPYPMKGPFDVIFCRNVMIYFDEKVRNTLVNEMYRLLKPKGYLFVGHSESITSTQTGFRIVKPSVYYKP from the coding sequence ATGGATAACAACTTATTTAACAAATTTCGGCAATTAATATATGAAGTCAGTGGTATTCATTTAAGTGACCAGAAAAAAGCCCTTGTAGTGGGAAGACTTTCAAAAAGAATTCATACTTTGGGAATAAATGATTTTAAGGATTATTATGAATATGTAATAAATGACAAATCAGGACAAGAAATTATTAAACTGATAGACTATATTTCAACAAATGTAACTCATTTTTTTAGAGAAAGTGACCATTTTGACTTTTTGAAAGAGAAATTAATTGAGTGGAAAGAAGAGGGACAAACGAAATTTCGGATATGGTCAGCTGCATGCTCTACAGGAGAAGAGCCCTATACCATTGCTATTACAGCAATGGAAGCCCTTAATAGTACTTTTGTAGATTTAAAAATTCTTGCTACAGACATATCTACACGAGTATTGGAACAATGTAAAAAGGGGGAATATTATGCTCATAAAGTAGATAATATTCCAGGTTATTTATTACAAAAATATTTTGAAAAAAAGAAAGTTAATAATGATTGGGTATATGTAGTATCCGATAGAATTAAAAAGTTAATTACATTTTCGAGGTTAAATTTGATAGAAGCTCCCTATCCTATGAAAGGACCTTTTGATGTTATATTTTGTAGAAATGTAATGATATATTTTGATGAAAAAGTAAGAAACACATTGGTTAATGAAATGTATCGGCTTCTCAAACCTAAGGGGTATTTATTCGTTGGACATTCCGAAAGTATTACATCCACGCAGACAGGATTTCGAATAGTAAAGCCTTCTGTTTACTATAAACCATAG
- a CDS encoding response regulator, with product MSINILIVDDSSTVRAIIEKTLRISGIEIGNILHAGNGNEALEVLRKNWVDLVITDINMPVMNGVELINKMSQDELLKTIPIAIVSTEGSQTRVEELKSKGVKAYLRKPFTPESLKKLVIDLLGVSEDESNR from the coding sequence ATGAGTATCAATATTTTAATTGTTGATGATTCATCAACAGTTCGTGCCATTATAGAAAAGACTTTACGAATATCGGGTATAGAAATAGGTAATATTTTGCATGCAGGTAACGGGAATGAAGCATTGGAGGTATTGCGAAAAAATTGGGTTGACCTCGTAATAACAGATATTAATATGCCAGTCATGAATGGGGTAGAACTTATAAATAAAATGAGTCAGGATGAACTATTAAAAACGATTCCTATTGCTATTGTGTCCACCGAAGGAAGTCAAACGCGTGTTGAAGAATTAAAATCAAAGGGAGTTAAAGCCTACCTGAGAAAGCCGTTTACACCTGAATCATTAAAAAAATTAGTAATAGATTTATTGGGAGTATCAGAAGATGAATCAAACAGATAG
- a CDS encoding chemotaxis protein CheD — protein MSKELTSYQQVFIEPGYIYLPTVPTNLYAVLGSCVSVCLWDKKLKIGGMNHFLYPSVSSKDKATSQYGNVATLQLIQMMEKAGAKTNSIFAQIVGGAVPPFNSKNKDIGKDNVEIARKILRSKGIKIVSEDVGGNMGRKIVFNSYTGHIMVLKVYQIRKDDWILELPEE, from the coding sequence ATGTCAAAAGAATTGACATCGTATCAACAGGTATTTATTGAACCGGGGTATATTTATCTTCCAACTGTTCCTACAAATTTATATGCTGTTTTAGGGTCATGTGTATCTGTTTGTTTATGGGATAAAAAATTAAAGATAGGAGGGATGAACCATTTTCTCTATCCAAGTGTATCGTCAAAAGACAAAGCCACTTCGCAATATGGTAATGTGGCAACACTTCAATTAATACAAATGATGGAAAAGGCAGGAGCCAAAACAAATTCAATTTTTGCTCAAATTGTGGGAGGTGCTGTTCCTCCTTTTAACAGTAAAAATAAAGATATTGGCAAAGATAATGTAGAAATAGCCCGAAAAATTTTGAGAAGTAAGGGTATAAAAATTGTATCAGAAGATGTAGGCGGGAACATGGGTAGAAAAATTGTTTTTAATAGTTATACAGGCCATATAATGGTTTTAAAGGTTTATCAAATACGCAAAGATGATTGGATATTAGAATTACCTGAAGAATAA
- a CDS encoding IS5 family transposase has protein sequence MQGQEQQMSFAEYELSLQRSTPKGKFLEQMERIIPWEEIERKCIEVGVYKPNRGQQGRPSLPCRVLVGSLFLQAWYALSDPQTEELIGDRLSFRSFLGIGLEGVVPDETTLCKFRNKMIRMGLMKWIFDLVRSKMDEQGFILRGGQIVDATIISTARPRLKEVEGGKKEKQEYDEEAGYTKKREQIYYGYKLHILTDRRGLVKRISTSSASVHDSQQLEELLEGVEVEELYGDSGYMSKEREAKCKERGIKYRVIRRRVRGEGELSEAVRKENAEIAKVRGIVELPFAIIKRWMGYRVCRFRGLEKNGAYHFLLMAMYNLKRCYGMIKKGVQVACA, from the coding sequence ATGCAAGGACAAGAGCAACAGATGAGTTTTGCGGAGTATGAATTATCCTTACAGAGATCAACTCCCAAGGGGAAATTTTTAGAACAGATGGAGCGGATTATCCCATGGGAAGAGATAGAGCGGAAGTGTATTGAGGTAGGGGTGTATAAGCCGAACCGGGGTCAGCAAGGTCGTCCTTCGCTTCCGTGTCGGGTATTAGTTGGCAGTTTGTTTTTACAAGCGTGGTATGCTTTATCGGACCCGCAGACGGAGGAATTGATAGGAGATAGGTTATCCTTTCGTTCTTTTTTAGGTATTGGGCTGGAGGGAGTAGTGCCGGATGAGACGACGCTATGTAAGTTTCGGAATAAGATGATACGAATGGGGTTAATGAAGTGGATATTTGACTTGGTTCGAAGTAAGATGGATGAGCAAGGGTTCATATTGCGAGGAGGTCAGATAGTAGATGCGACGATAATTTCGACGGCGAGACCGAGGCTGAAGGAGGTCGAAGGGGGTAAGAAGGAGAAGCAGGAATATGATGAGGAGGCGGGGTATACGAAAAAACGAGAACAGATTTATTATGGCTACAAGTTACACATCCTAACAGACAGGCGAGGTTTGGTCAAGCGAATAAGCACGAGTTCGGCGTCGGTGCATGATAGTCAGCAGTTGGAGGAATTGCTGGAAGGTGTGGAGGTAGAGGAATTGTATGGAGACAGCGGGTATATGTCGAAGGAACGGGAGGCGAAGTGTAAGGAGCGTGGTATAAAGTATCGGGTGATACGGAGGCGAGTACGAGGGGAAGGGGAGTTATCGGAGGCGGTGAGGAAAGAGAATGCGGAGATAGCGAAGGTACGAGGGATTGTAGAATTGCCCTTTGCGATAATAAAGAGGTGGATGGGGTATCGGGTATGTCGGTTCCGGGGCTTAGAAAAGAACGGAGCGTATCACTTTTTATTGATGGCGATGTATAATTTGAAGCGGTGCTATGGGATGATAAAGAAGGGAGTGCAGGTGGCGTGTGCTTAA
- a CDS encoding HDOD domain-containing protein, with amino-acid sequence MTIREKILEKIKEVPAFPSNTARILNKINNKESQILDIAREIELDPTLTANILKLANSAYFAGPKKISTIREAVVLLGINRIQQMIIASAIFPTVVKPLRGYDLPAGELIRHLVGTAIASELLSKELKIDIPPYTFTVGLLHDIGKIVLGTFIEIDAEPILKKAYEEKVSFEKAEKEILGIDHSEIGALLMQEWHFPNNLVQPILYHHDPDNAPEEYRLVTDFVHIASNLCLECGIGSGIDGLNYSNNPNSIERLKIDMQVVETVLSKLIGDIDSFMGNLKSGDIT; translated from the coding sequence ATGACTATTCGCGAAAAAATTTTAGAAAAGATTAAAGAAGTTCCTGCTTTCCCTTCGAATACCGCTCGAATTCTAAATAAGATAAATAATAAAGAGTCACAAATTTTAGATATAGCCAGAGAAATAGAACTAGATCCAACCTTAACTGCAAATATTTTAAAGTTAGCCAATTCTGCATATTTTGCAGGACCCAAAAAAATAAGTACTATTAGAGAAGCCGTTGTATTATTAGGGATAAATAGAATTCAACAAATGATTATCGCATCAGCCATTTTCCCAACAGTCGTAAAACCTCTTCGGGGATATGATTTACCTGCAGGAGAACTTATAAGACACTTAGTAGGAACAGCAATAGCCAGTGAATTATTAAGCAAAGAATTAAAAATAGATATTCCTCCTTATACTTTTACAGTAGGATTGCTTCATGATATTGGCAAAATAGTATTAGGAACATTCATAGAAATAGATGCAGAACCGATATTAAAGAAGGCATACGAAGAAAAAGTATCTTTTGAAAAAGCAGAGAAAGAAATTTTAGGAATTGACCATTCGGAAATAGGTGCTTTATTAATGCAGGAATGGCATTTTCCTAACAATTTAGTTCAGCCCATTCTATACCATCATGACCCGGACAATGCTCCGGAAGAATATCGTCTGGTTACAGATTTTGTTCATATTGCAAGTAATTTATGTCTGGAATGCGGTATTGGTTCTGGAATAGACGGTTTGAATTACTCAAACAATCCTAATTCCATAGAACGATTAAAAATAGATATGCAAGTGGTAGAAACAGTTTTATCTAAATTAATTGGGGATATAGATTCATTCATGGGAAATCTAAAATCAGGAGATATTACATGA
- a CDS encoding chemotaxis protein CheX, protein MFSTMLNAKAERKNVGIAKSANPRDIMALIGISGRVRGMVALAFPVSTALAMVNKLLNADIKIMDDTVSDAIAEMVNIVAGGAKARLNTGDEKPLDLSLPTVVRGGDFSVEYPTNSVWIEINFDSELGPFTLRVTFEPEK, encoded by the coding sequence TTGTTTTCCACCATGTTAAATGCAAAAGCGGAAAGGAAAAATGTGGGGATTGCAAAATCAGCCAATCCAAGGGACATAATGGCACTAATCGGGATAAGTGGAAGGGTCCGTGGAATGGTTGCTCTTGCGTTTCCTGTTTCTACCGCTCTTGCTATGGTAAATAAATTGTTAAATGCAGATATAAAAATTATGGATGATACCGTATCTGACGCTATTGCTGAAATGGTGAATATTGTGGCAGGAGGTGCAAAAGCAAGATTGAATACAGGTGATGAAAAGCCCTTAGATTTGAGTTTACCCACTGTAGTTCGTGGTGGCGATTTTTCGGTAGAGTATCCTACAAATTCTGTATGGATAGAAATAAATTTTGATAGTGAATTGGGTCCGTTTACATTACGGGTCACATTTGAACCTGAAAAATAG